The Litchfieldia alkalitelluris genome has a window encoding:
- a CDS encoding DegV family protein, translating to MKTAIVTDSTAYIPKQIREQLHINMIPLSVIFGQETYAEEVEITAEQFYEEVKTKPNLPTTSQPPIGEFVELFENLAKDYDAVVCIHLSSGISGTYQGAVAAGEMVEGIKVYAFDSEISAIIQGFYVLEAAEMANDYKSPEEIMDRLQEMKKSIRAYIMVDDLSHLQRGGRLSGAQAFVGSLLQVKPVLHFVDKVIVPFEKIRTRKKALNRIFELFAEDANKGVPMVASIIHANRPEEAEQLVAEMSEKYPHVEFIISYFGPVIGTHLGEGAMGMGWYIK from the coding sequence ATGAAAACGGCAATTGTAACTGACAGTACAGCTTACATACCGAAACAAATACGAGAGCAATTACATATAAACATGATTCCACTTAGTGTTATTTTTGGGCAAGAAACATATGCGGAAGAAGTAGAAATCACCGCAGAACAGTTTTATGAGGAAGTAAAAACAAAACCAAACCTACCAACCACTTCACAGCCACCCATTGGTGAGTTTGTTGAGCTATTTGAAAACTTAGCAAAAGATTATGATGCTGTCGTTTGTATTCATCTATCAAGTGGGATCAGTGGAACCTATCAAGGAGCAGTTGCAGCCGGAGAAATGGTAGAGGGAATCAAGGTGTATGCGTTTGATTCTGAAATCAGCGCAATCATTCAAGGGTTTTATGTGCTTGAAGCTGCTGAGATGGCCAATGATTATAAATCACCTGAAGAAATTATGGACAGACTTCAAGAAATGAAAAAATCGATCCGTGCTTATATCATGGTGGATGATTTATCACATCTTCAACGAGGAGGACGTTTAAGCGGAGCTCAGGCGTTTGTGGGGAGCTTACTTCAAGTGAAACCAGTCTTACATTTCGTTGATAAGGTCATTGTTCCATTTGAAAAAATAAGAACTCGTAAAAAGGCACTAAATCGAATTTTTGAATTGTTTGCTGAAGATGCCAACAAAGGTGTACCAATGGTCGCATCGATTATTCATGCGAATCGTCCCGAAGAAGCAGAGCAACTAGTAGCTGAAATGAGTGAAAAATATCCTCATGTTGAATTTATTATCAGCTATTTTGGTCCTGTAATTGGCACTCATCTTGGTGAAGGTGCAATGGGGATGGGTTGGTATATAAAATAA
- a CDS encoding ComF family protein, with amino-acid sequence MAYCTICFEQYTHESWSSLFFIGEQSSLCQECRASLERIEGDICRKCGRPLSAVKPEYLEGDTCLDCVRWQQDPRWSHTLSSNRSVYVYNDFIKSVLATYKFRGDYKLCEAFRKDLVKTYKAFFTPTDMIVPIPLSNERLYERGFNQSLAFATFLGTPQELLTRKHHEKQSKKSRTKRMEAENPFMLLEPIDLSGKSVVIVDDIYTTGSTIRNAAEVILAASASSVSSLTLVRS; translated from the coding sequence ATGGCTTATTGCACCATTTGTTTTGAACAGTATACCCATGAGTCGTGGAGTTCTTTATTTTTTATTGGAGAGCAGAGTTCATTATGTCAGGAATGTCGAGCCTCACTCGAAAGAATTGAGGGAGACATCTGTAGGAAGTGTGGACGGCCATTATCAGCTGTGAAGCCAGAATATCTTGAAGGTGATACGTGCTTAGATTGTGTTCGTTGGCAACAGGATCCAAGATGGTCACATACACTATCTTCAAACCGATCTGTTTACGTGTATAATGATTTTATTAAAAGTGTATTAGCCACCTACAAATTTCGCGGTGACTATAAGCTTTGCGAAGCATTTCGCAAGGACCTCGTAAAAACCTACAAAGCCTTTTTCACCCCAACAGATATGATTGTTCCTATTCCCTTAAGTAACGAGCGTTTGTATGAACGAGGCTTTAACCAATCACTTGCGTTTGCTACATTTCTAGGAACACCTCAAGAGTTGTTGACCCGAAAACATCATGAAAAGCAATCGAAAAAATCCCGCACCAAACGGATGGAAGCTGAAAATCCATTTATGTTGCTTGAACCGATTGATTTATCAGGGAAATCTGTGGTCATTGTTGATGATATCTATACAACCGGCTCGACGATCCGAAATGCAGCAGAGGTTATCCTTGCTGCGAGCGCTTCTTCCGTGTCCTCACTTACATTAGTCAGATCTTAA
- a CDS encoding ATP-binding protein has product MTIATTDDIVQGMNRTKQLARERGFSENIVMKLQLVTEEASTNAYEYCAKHGLDSHIVIWNITNSTFELIVRQKGSVFPIVQENDLKSGMRGRGLKLIVSLMDQVEVREQGEFIELYMKKEKENGV; this is encoded by the coding sequence ATGACTATAGCAACGACAGATGATATTGTGCAAGGAATGAATCGAACAAAGCAACTTGCTCGGGAACGTGGATTTTCTGAAAATATCGTAATGAAGCTTCAACTAGTAACCGAGGAAGCATCAACTAACGCGTATGAATACTGTGCAAAACACGGGTTAGACTCACACATCGTTATTTGGAATATAACGAATTCTACATTTGAACTGATTGTAAGGCAAAAAGGATCAGTGTTTCCGATTGTGCAGGAAAATGACCTTAAATCAGGGATGCGAGGTCGTGGCCTCAAGCTAATTGTATCTTTAATGGATCAGGTTGAAGTTAGAGAACAAGGAGAGTTTATTGAGCTTTATATGAAAAAGGAAAAGGAGAACGGCGTGTGA
- a CDS encoding flagellar protein FlgN — MSTTIIIDLLRKLYTLHSALNQLALKKTDILKNGDIPALDEHLKEEQKYILAIRQLENERVERMKLEFQRFGINGEQTLSSYIECINEPEKSKLTELQHQLVEEMLKLKQQNELNQQLTSQSLQSINMTLDMILPREKDVNYGNPTGTQANKQQRRSMFDSKA, encoded by the coding sequence TTGTCAACAACTATCATCATCGATCTATTAAGAAAGCTGTACACCTTACATTCTGCTTTAAATCAGCTTGCTTTGAAGAAAACTGACATACTAAAAAATGGCGACATTCCTGCCCTTGATGAGCATCTGAAGGAAGAACAAAAATATATTTTAGCCATCAGGCAGCTTGAAAATGAACGTGTAGAGCGAATGAAGCTAGAATTTCAACGTTTTGGAATTAACGGTGAGCAAACTTTATCATCATATATTGAATGTATAAATGAACCTGAAAAGTCAAAGTTGACGGAGCTGCAGCATCAGCTCGTTGAAGAGATGCTGAAATTAAAGCAACAAAACGAATTAAATCAACAGTTAACCTCTCAATCATTACAGTCAATTAATATGACGCTTGATATGATTTTACCGAGAGAAAAGGATGTCAACTACGGGAACCCAACTGGTACACAGGCTAACAAACAACAACGAAGATCAATGTTTGATTCGAAAGCATAA
- a CDS encoding chemotaxis protein CheX: MTVHSIKEPSFQLLLKEVVDSINSVIPAQPIINHTPSIESAIPIDLGVSVHFTGDMKGLLFLKGEKDTFSSIAEMLYGMRLDGEMLTSFTGEVGNMIAGTLSTNLTKLSLKTDITSPELFQSDIFNVAHHEQALGVELTYDAHGVQLDVILMVVY, translated from the coding sequence ATGACTGTACACTCGATAAAAGAGCCTTCGTTTCAATTACTGCTTAAGGAAGTAGTTGATTCAATAAATAGCGTCATCCCAGCTCAACCGATTATTAACCACACACCATCGATTGAATCGGCTATTCCCATTGACTTAGGAGTTTCAGTCCATTTTACTGGTGATATGAAGGGGTTACTTTTTTTAAAAGGAGAAAAAGATACCTTTTCATCGATCGCAGAAATGCTGTATGGAATGAGACTAGATGGAGAAATGCTCACATCATTCACGGGTGAAGTAGGTAATATGATTGCAGGGACTCTTTCTACAAATTTAACTAAATTATCGTTAAAAACAGATATCACATCACCTGAGCTTTTTCAAAGCGACATCTTTAATGTTGCTCATCATGAACAAGCATTAGGTGTGGAGCTAACATATGATGCACATGGTGTTCAGTTAGATGTTATATTAATGGTTGTGTATTAA
- a CDS encoding response regulator, producing the protein MKTTIVIIDDHQLFREGVKRILDFEASFEVIAEGDDGEEALELIEEHKPDVVIMDINMPQTNGIEATRRLIEANPETKVIILSIHDDESYVTHALKTGASGYLLKEMDADSLVEAVKVVADGGSYLHPKVTHNLVKEYRRLIQNGQATAVAVAEPEIRRPLHILTRRECEVLQLLADGKSNRGVGDALYISEKTVKNHVSNILQKMNVNDRTQAVVVAIKNGWVLVK; encoded by the coding sequence ATGAAAACGACTATTGTTATTATTGATGATCATCAATTATTCCGTGAAGGAGTAAAACGAATTTTAGATTTTGAAGCGAGCTTTGAAGTGATTGCTGAAGGTGATGACGGGGAAGAAGCGTTAGAACTAATCGAAGAGCATAAGCCTGATGTGGTTATTATGGACATCAACATGCCTCAAACAAATGGAATTGAAGCAACTAGAAGATTGATTGAGGCCAATCCAGAAACCAAAGTTATTATTCTATCAATTCATGATGATGAGAGCTATGTAACACACGCCTTAAAGACAGGTGCTAGCGGGTATTTATTGAAGGAAATGGATGCCGATTCTTTAGTTGAGGCAGTTAAGGTGGTTGCAGATGGTGGTTCATATCTTCATCCAAAGGTCACACATAATTTAGTGAAGGAATATCGCCGCCTGATTCAAAATGGACAAGCTACTGCAGTAGCGGTTGCAGAGCCGGAAATTAGAAGACCCCTGCATATTTTAACTCGACGTGAATGCGAAGTCCTTCAGCTTCTAGCAGATGGAAAAAGCAATCGTGGGGTTGGAGATGCACTATATATTAGTGAAAAAACGGTCAAAAATCATGTGAGTAACATTCTTCAAAAGATGAACGTAAATGATCGGACACAAGCAGTTGTTGTTGCAATCAAAAATGGCTGGGTGTTAGTCAAATAA
- a CDS encoding TIGR03826 family flagellar region protein: protein MSELANCPKCGTLFLKNTIREVCDGCYKEEEKSFTTVYEFIRKRENRTATVKEVVAGTGVNEDLIYRFIRTGRLNLAHFPNIGYPCQKCGTFIREGKLCGDCAGGLRKQLSQHEREEEKRAQLKRELEKKGTTYYTGR, encoded by the coding sequence ATGTCCGAATTAGCAAATTGTCCTAAATGTGGGACTTTATTTTTGAAAAATACAATTCGTGAAGTGTGTGATGGTTGTTATAAAGAAGAAGAAAAGTCATTCACAACCGTATATGAATTTATTCGTAAAAGAGAAAACCGTACAGCAACAGTAAAAGAAGTTGTCGCTGGGACAGGTGTGAATGAAGATCTTATTTATCGCTTTATCCGCACAGGACGATTAAATTTAGCACATTTTCCTAATATCGGGTATCCTTGTCAGAAATGCGGAACATTCATTCGTGAAGGTAAGCTTTGTGGAGACTGTGCAGGTGGCTTAAGGAAGCAATTATCACAACATGAGCGGGAAGAAGAAAAGCGAGCACAGCTAAAAAGAGAGTTAGAAAAAAAGGGAACAACCTATTATACAGGCCGATAA
- a CDS encoding DEAD/DEAH box helicase — protein sequence MRFCQKNSLLIPEMLLTDLSSQQLYPISYFPQLEHSTIYNPQFPFSKDLQTHLQGKQLLLDEIPYSIEMLQSHYEQGYISYRVGVSSGKSLTCYRCGNHQLQLFAAFDCARCKSRCWYCRKCIMMGRVSQCTPLISWIGPEKEIHRPEQILSWSGQLSEAQRVASDEVVTAVNSQQQILVWAVCGAGKTEVLFSGIETALAAGKRVCLATPRTDVVIELAPRIKAAFPGIDVIALYGGSEDRHKYAPITLATTHQLLRFYRAFDVIIIDEVDAFPYSSEPMLEYAVEQAKKEMSSTIYLSATPSKAWQKQVHQGKRQAIKIPARYHKHPLPIPTLKWCGNWQKLLRKKKIPTVVLHWLKSHLASKKQVFLFVPHIQEAEKYAMLLKQLNQRIEAVHSEDVQRKEKVAAFRRGEIPILITTTILERGVTVPNIDVAVLGAEDAIFTESALVQISGRVGRSADFPTGEILFYHYGKTASMIAAKKHIEQMNKEGRARNLLKG from the coding sequence ATGCGATTCTGTCAAAAGAACTCGTTACTTATTCCAGAAATGCTTCTAACAGATTTATCAAGTCAACAGCTATACCCGATTAGTTATTTTCCGCAGCTTGAACACTCGACAATCTACAATCCTCAGTTTCCCTTTTCAAAAGACCTTCAAACCCATCTCCAAGGAAAGCAATTACTTCTCGATGAAATTCCCTATTCAATTGAAATGTTACAATCGCATTATGAACAAGGATATATTAGCTACCGAGTGGGTGTTTCGTCTGGAAAGTCACTCACTTGTTATCGATGTGGCAATCATCAACTACAGTTGTTTGCAGCCTTCGATTGTGCGAGATGCAAGAGTAGGTGCTGGTATTGTCGGAAATGTATTATGATGGGGAGAGTTAGTCAGTGTACGCCATTAATATCATGGATTGGTCCAGAAAAGGAAATTCATCGTCCAGAACAAATTTTAAGCTGGAGTGGTCAATTATCTGAGGCTCAACGAGTAGCTTCTGATGAAGTCGTTACAGCCGTTAATTCACAGCAACAGATTTTAGTGTGGGCGGTATGTGGGGCGGGCAAAACGGAAGTGCTTTTTTCAGGAATTGAAACAGCCCTTGCTGCTGGTAAGCGGGTGTGTTTAGCCACACCTCGAACAGATGTCGTCATCGAGCTTGCTCCGAGAATTAAGGCCGCATTTCCAGGGATTGATGTGATTGCACTTTATGGAGGAAGTGAGGACCGACACAAATATGCTCCGATTACGTTAGCCACAACACATCAGCTGCTCCGTTTTTATCGTGCTTTTGATGTGATCATCATCGATGAAGTAGATGCCTTTCCATATTCCTCCGAACCGATGCTCGAATATGCGGTCGAGCAGGCGAAAAAGGAGATGTCCAGTACGATCTATTTATCAGCCACACCGAGTAAAGCATGGCAAAAGCAAGTACATCAAGGCAAACGACAGGCAATTAAAATCCCCGCACGCTACCACAAACACCCTTTACCGATTCCAACGTTGAAATGGTGTGGAAATTGGCAGAAGCTACTCCGGAAAAAGAAAATCCCTACAGTTGTTCTTCATTGGTTAAAATCCCACCTTGCTAGCAAGAAACAGGTTTTTCTATTTGTTCCTCATATTCAAGAAGCAGAGAAGTATGCAATGTTGTTAAAGCAACTAAATCAACGAATTGAAGCCGTGCATTCAGAGGATGTGCAACGAAAAGAAAAGGTTGCCGCTTTTAGGCGTGGTGAGATTCCTATATTGATTACAACAACCATTCTCGAACGGGGAGTGACCGTTCCTAATATTGATGTAGCAGTCCTCGGAGCAGAAGATGCCATTTTCACCGAAAGTGCGCTTGTCCAAATTAGTGGAAGAGTTGGAAGGAGTGCTGATTTTCCAACAGGAGAAATTCTCTTTTATCATTACGGCAAAACCGCTAGCATGATTGCTGCGAAAAAGCATATTGAACAGATGAACAAAGAAGGGCGAGCGCGAAATTTATTGAAAGGATGA
- a CDS encoding STAS domain-containing protein, with product MTWYKKDEMDILETEKEITIKNIDSFRVETQAFLQQAGKNLVLSLEHVTYLNSSALGVIADASLKAKQLQKELVVTGVSDDLAEIFKIAKFDTFMEFLPNLQEAKQYFLSK from the coding sequence GTGACTTGGTATAAAAAAGATGAGATGGATATTTTAGAGACAGAAAAAGAAATAACGATTAAGAATATTGATTCTTTTCGTGTTGAAACTCAAGCATTTTTACAACAAGCAGGAAAAAACCTCGTGCTTAGTTTAGAACATGTAACGTATTTGAATAGCTCTGCTCTTGGAGTGATTGCAGATGCTTCGTTAAAAGCTAAGCAATTACAAAAAGAGCTTGTCGTCACTGGTGTAAGTGACGATCTAGCTGAGATATTTAAAATCGCTAAATTTGATACATTCATGGAGTTTCTCCCTAACTTACAAGAAGCAAAACAGTATTTTTTATCAAAGTAA
- the flgM gene encoding flagellar biosynthesis anti-sigma factor FlgM — MKINQTNLTGINPYKKQMNKMAPLEKKAQQDRLEISNEAKQLQEKSPITQEREEKVEALKHQVQSGTYTVDAKKVAKSVLDYYNQS; from the coding sequence ATGAAGATTAATCAAACAAATCTAACTGGAATTAATCCTTATAAAAAGCAAATGAATAAAATGGCTCCATTAGAAAAGAAAGCTCAACAAGATCGGTTAGAGATTTCTAATGAGGCAAAGCAGCTACAAGAAAAATCACCAATCACACAAGAACGTGAAGAAAAGGTTGAAGCATTGAAGCACCAGGTACAAAGTGGAACGTACACAGTGGACGCAAAGAAAGTTGCCAAAAGTGTTTTAGACTACTATAACCAATCATAA
- a CDS encoding sensor histidine kinase → MPTKRMIDIKMVDKIVEKMVQTVDHSKDEIFQIGEHSRQEFEALADELKEIKQQVISVISEGDKLEVQSRFARNRLSEVSSNFNEFTEDQIREAYEKAHALQIQYTMIQQKEKQLRERRDDIERRLIGVRETIDRADHLVSQISVVLNYLNSDIRQMGEIIESAKQKQEFGLKIIEAQEEERKRLSREIHDGPAQMLANVMMRSQLIDKVFRERGSEEAMKEISDLRTMVRSALYEVRRIIYDLRPMALDDLGLVPTLKKYLETIEEYNNSTKIIFVNLGLEKRLLLKYEVALFRLVQEAVQNALKHANAKEIFVKIQIAKTNVTVIIKDNGRGFDVNEKKEKSFGLMGMRERVELLEGHMTIDTNIGGGTIIMIQVPIQD, encoded by the coding sequence ATGCCTACAAAAAGAATGATTGACATAAAGATGGTTGATAAGATTGTCGAAAAAATGGTACAAACTGTGGATCATAGCAAGGATGAAATTTTTCAAATAGGTGAGCATTCACGTCAAGAATTTGAAGCATTAGCAGATGAGTTGAAGGAAATTAAGCAACAAGTTATTTCTGTCATAAGTGAAGGAGATAAATTAGAAGTACAGTCTCGGTTTGCGCGTAACCGTTTATCGGAGGTAAGCAGTAATTTTAATGAATTTACTGAAGACCAAATCCGTGAAGCTTATGAAAAAGCACATGCATTACAAATTCAATATACGATGATTCAACAAAAGGAAAAGCAACTGAGAGAACGACGGGATGATATAGAAAGACGTTTGATTGGGGTTAGAGAAACGATTGATCGAGCCGATCATTTAGTTAGTCAGATTTCTGTTGTTTTGAATTATCTAAATAGTGATATCAGACAAATGGGTGAAATTATTGAAAGTGCGAAGCAAAAACAAGAATTTGGCCTAAAGATCATTGAAGCTCAGGAAGAAGAAAGAAAGCGACTTTCCCGTGAGATACATGATGGACCAGCGCAAATGCTTGCCAATGTAATGATGCGTTCTCAGCTCATTGATAAGGTGTTTCGTGAAAGAGGTTCAGAGGAAGCAATGAAGGAAATATCCGACTTAAGAACCATGGTTCGTTCTGCGTTGTATGAAGTTCGGCGGATCATCTATGACCTAAGACCGATGGCGCTTGATGATTTAGGATTAGTTCCTACCCTCAAAAAATACTTAGAGACAATCGAAGAGTATAACAATAGTACTAAAATCATATTTGTAAATTTAGGATTAGAGAAAAGATTATTATTAAAATATGAGGTAGCTTTGTTCAGGTTGGTTCAAGAGGCTGTTCAAAATGCACTAAAACATGCCAATGCAAAAGAAATTTTTGTGAAAATTCAAATTGCAAAAACGAATGTTACAGTTATAATCAAGGATAATGGCAGAGGCTTTGATGTCAATGAAAAGAAAGAGAAGTCGTTTGGACTGATGGGGATGAGAGAGCGCGTGGAGCTTTTAGAAGGACATATGACCATTGACACAAACATTGGCGGAGGGACGATCATTATGATTCAGGTTCCTATACAAGATTGA
- a CDS encoding response regulator transcription factor, producing the protein MNKVKSNEDFEVVWLNVTKDLLKELFQAYYSLLKCDLMLIDSFGNVIVKHKEDAEILLMDDEQSVKQLTAHVNNLKKPTVIHVETSRNTGSNYIVSPLLITGDDNQHLIVAGPFEFNREINFTEIMFKVENLTSVSHCLLANRVNRSNVKDRYDTVNELMNHDFAKEHEDHILLTLLEECRTTLYRFDFIGVAKKVDGHLFEIAHMLGQEASTLEGERFYVGEGFLGQVAAEGTCLRWEHIKHSPRAGVFTKHGIYPDHLFALPLNAPHYEGIVFGGKYDGKGIEEDDLHVVKDYVNYIVLCESVYSNIRDQHTKSHYYQLLVDFLVLMIHTKNPQSIIHKLLDTCISSKLISSVCLTTRDGQFFARGYVEEIECHHLQFTQQRLHNLVSNLEAVTVESDTRVIHKVLHGENEVFGVLTFKYIKEIDEVSELNHFFDLFVPIGIDRILINETNSREPHVNIMELLYENIIEIDQSKFQFIKQIEERTLAFATFIELNSEQKYQLQWASRLSSYQSKFLKSKLPSTEIEIVAIISETENLANRIHSQYKIESQILSMVRRSVQGISFEDDPSLSKELIAKYLEFYNQQRDSLFTKEPIIDQQVIENIKDIKSVIEQLPLTVREQQVLYLILEGLNNQEVAEELTISTHTVKNHLTNIFRKLDVVDRVQAMAKIYKIKYHS; encoded by the coding sequence ATGAATAAGGTAAAAAGTAACGAGGATTTTGAGGTGGTTTGGTTGAATGTTACTAAAGACCTGCTTAAAGAGTTATTTCAAGCGTATTATTCACTATTAAAATGTGATTTGATGTTGATTGACAGTTTCGGAAACGTCATTGTAAAGCACAAGGAAGATGCGGAAATTTTGTTGATGGATGACGAACAGAGTGTTAAACAGCTGACTGCACATGTAAATAATTTAAAAAAGCCGACTGTTATCCATGTAGAAACTAGTCGAAACACTGGTTCAAACTATATTGTTTCGCCTCTATTAATAACAGGAGATGATAATCAGCATCTTATTGTCGCAGGTCCGTTTGAATTTAATCGTGAAATCAATTTTACCGAGATCATGTTCAAGGTGGAGAATCTAACGAGTGTTTCCCATTGCTTACTTGCGAATCGTGTAAATCGAAGTAATGTTAAGGATAGATATGATACTGTTAATGAATTAATGAATCATGATTTTGCTAAAGAACACGAAGATCATATTCTACTAACGTTATTAGAAGAGTGTAGAACTACTCTTTACCGGTTCGATTTTATTGGGGTAGCGAAGAAGGTAGATGGTCATCTATTTGAGATTGCTCATATGTTAGGTCAAGAAGCTTCTACACTTGAAGGAGAAAGATTTTATGTAGGCGAAGGATTCCTAGGACAAGTTGCTGCCGAAGGAACATGTTTAAGATGGGAGCACATCAAACACTCCCCAAGAGCAGGGGTTTTTACTAAGCATGGAATATATCCGGACCACCTTTTCGCATTACCCTTGAATGCCCCCCATTATGAAGGAATTGTATTTGGTGGAAAATATGATGGTAAAGGTATAGAGGAAGATGACCTACATGTAGTAAAAGATTATGTTAATTATATTGTTTTGTGTGAAAGTGTATATTCTAATATTCGTGATCAACACACCAAGAGTCACTATTATCAATTACTTGTCGACTTTCTGGTGCTCATGATTCATACAAAAAATCCACAAAGTATTATTCATAAATTATTGGATACCTGTATCTCTTCAAAGTTAATTTCATCCGTTTGCTTAACGACTAGAGACGGACAATTTTTCGCACGTGGCTATGTGGAAGAAATTGAATGCCATCACTTACAATTTACACAACAACGTTTGCATAATTTGGTTAGCAACTTAGAAGCTGTTACAGTAGAAAGTGATACAAGGGTGATTCATAAAGTGCTTCACGGGGAAAATGAGGTTTTTGGAGTATTGACTTTTAAGTATATCAAGGAAATTGACGAAGTTTCAGAGCTCAACCACTTTTTTGATTTATTTGTTCCGATTGGAATTGATCGGATATTAATCAATGAAACAAATAGTCGAGAACCTCATGTTAATATCATGGAGCTTTTGTATGAAAATATCATAGAAATTGATCAAAGTAAATTTCAGTTCATTAAACAAATCGAAGAGCGTACTCTAGCATTTGCTACGTTTATTGAATTAAATAGTGAACAAAAATATCAGCTTCAATGGGCGTCGAGACTAAGTAGTTATCAATCAAAGTTTCTAAAGAGTAAGCTACCTAGTACCGAGATTGAGATTGTAGCAATTATTTCTGAAACAGAAAATCTGGCTAATCGAATTCATAGTCAGTATAAAATCGAAAGTCAGATTTTGAGTATGGTTAGAAGAAGTGTACAAGGAATTAGTTTTGAAGATGACCCGTCACTGTCAAAAGAGTTAATTGCAAAATATCTTGAATTTTACAATCAGCAAAGAGATTCTCTTTTTACAAAAGAGCCAATCATTGATCAACAAGTGATTGAAAATATCAAAGATATAAAAAGTGTAATTGAACAACTGCCTTTAACGGTTAGGGAGCAGCAGGTACTATATTTAATTCTTGAGGGTTTAAATAACCAAGAGGTTGCCGAGGAATTGACGATAAGTACTCACACCGTAAAAAATCATTTAACAAATATTTTTAGAAAGCTTGATGTCGTTGATCGTGTTCAAGCGATGGCGAAAATATATAAAATAAAGTACCACTCATAA